One genomic region from Tachysurus fulvidraco isolate hzauxx_2018 chromosome 14, HZAU_PFXX_2.0, whole genome shotgun sequence encodes:
- the csde1 gene encoding cold shock domain-containing protein E1 isoform X3 gives MGSPWKGFVEFTLPASPPAAFVSAELSSTSTVGLSLSPYGRSMSFDPSLLHSNGFANGTGVGLRETGMVEKLLSSYGFIQCSERQARLFFHCSQYNGNLQELKIGDDVEFEVSSDKRTGKPIAVKLVKIKAEVLPEERISGQVGPDLHASSFTMLHGYIHPVVSAIPNHLDGRSAPGQVPTGSVCYERNGEVFYLTYTPDDVEGNQQLETGDKVSFYMETNKHTGAVSAHNIMLVKKKPMRCQGVVCATKDAFGFIERADVVKEIFFHYSEFKGDLEALQAGDDVEFSIKDRNGKEVATDVRLLPPGTVIFEDISMEQFEGTVMKVIPKVPTKNQNDPLPGRICARINFNQKELLFGEKDTKSKVTLLEGDHVQFNISTDRRDKLERATNIDILPDTFHFTKESREMGVIAAMRDGFGFIKCVDRDARMFFHFSEVLEESPLHISDEVEFTVVPDMLSAQRNHAVRIKKLPKGTVSFHTQSEQHFLGVVEKEATAASNGKTNASPNKGKEKKKEKEGEEGVIVYEDCGVKLTVPYYIKDLEGGILPQLGDKVEFAVSEVKRTGQQSAVSIKILNRTTNTKRLLGYIATLKDNFGFIETANHDQEIFFHFSEMCSSMDNLDLGDTVEYTLSKGKGNKVSAEKVTRVPHVNGLGEDIGSTVLSGKVVRPLRSVDPSQTEYQGLIEVTEEGSSKSQNYPFGIVSMTNKRDCLQKGEMVKFQLCTMPQTGQRMACNVVPQRRALVECVKDQFGFITYEVGESKKLFFHMKEVQDGLELQTGDEVEFSVILNQRTGKCSACNVRRVSEGPKAVATPRPDRLVNRLKSITLDDASAPRLVIIRQPRGPDNSKGFNVERKPRQAGVID, from the exons ATGAGTTTCGACCCAAGCCTACTGCATAGCAATGGCTTTGCCAATGGTACTGGAGTGGGTCTAAGGGAGACTGGTATGGTGGAGAAGCTGCTGAGCTCCTATGGCTTTATCCAGTGCTCAGAGAGACAGGCTCGCCTGTTTTTCCACTGCTCCCAGTACAATGGCAACCTGCAAGAGCTCAAAATTGGAG ATGATGTGGAGTTTGAGGTGTCCTCTGACAAACGCACAGGCAAACCAATTGCCGTGAAGCTGGTAAAGATCAAGGCCGAAGTCCTGCCCGAAGAACGAATCTCTGGGCAGGTGGGACCAGACTTGCACGCCTCTTCATTTACTATGCTGCATGGTTATATACATCCA GTTGTTTCTGCCATCCCCAACCACCTGGATGGAAGGTCTGCTCCTGGCCAGGTTCCCACTGGCAGTGTCTGCTATGAGAGAAATGGG gaGGTGTTCTATCTCACTTACACCCCCGATGATGTGGAGGGTAACCAACAACTGGAAACAGGCGATAAAGTCAGCTTCTACATGGAGACGAACAAGCA cactggaGCAGTCAGTGCTCATAACATCATGCTGGTCAAGAAGAAACCAATGAGGTGCCAGGGTGTGGTGTGTGCCACTAAG GATGCATTTGGATTTATCGAGCGAGCGGACGTGGTGAAAGAGATTTTCTTTCACTACAGTGAGTTCAAAGGTGACCTGGAGGCACTGCAGGCTGGAGATGATGTGGAGTTCTCGATCAAGGACCGAAAT GGGAAAGAGGTTGCTACGGATGTTCGTCTTCTCCCCCCAGGGACAGTTATATTTGAAGATATCAGCATGGAACAGTTTGAGGGCACGGTCATGAAGGTTATCCCTAAAGTTCCCACCAAGAATCAG AATGACCCGTTACCTGGACGAATTTGTGCAAGGATTAATTTCAATCAAAAGGAGCTCCTGTTTGGGGAGAAAGACACCAAGTCCAAAGTGACACTTCTGGAAGGAGACCATGTCCAGTTCAACATTTCAACAGACCGCAGAGACAAGCTTGAGCGAGCTACAAACATAGATATACTACCTGACACCTTCCATTTTACTAAGGAGTCTCGTGAAATG GGTGTGATCGCTGCAATGCGTGATGGGTTTGGCTTTATTAAGTGTGTGGACCGTGATGCTCGAATGTTCTTCCACTTTAGTGAGGTTTTAGAGGAAAGCCCACTGCACATTTCAGACGAAGTGGAGTTTACTGTTGTTCCT GACATGCTGTCAGCACAGAGGAACCACGCAGTGCGGATCAAGAAGCTGCCCAAGGGCACAGTGTCTTTCCACACACAGTCTGAACAGCACTTCCTAGGTGTTGTGGAGAAGGAGGCCACAGCTGCCTCCAATGGCAAGACTAATGCCAGCCCTAACAAGGGTAAAGAAAAG AAAAAAGAGAAG gaaggTGAGGAaggtgtgattgtgtatgaAGACTGTGGAGTAAAGCTGACCGTACCCTATTATATCAAAGACCTAGAGGGTGGCATCCTCCCTCAGCTTGGAGACAAG GTGGAGTTTGCAGTCAGTGAAGTAAAGCGTACGGGCCAGCAGAGCGCTGTCTCCATCAAGATTTTAAACCGCACCACTAACACCAAGAGGCTCCTGGGCTACATAGCGACACTCAAGGACAACTTTGGCTTTATCGAAACTGCCAATCATGACCAAGAGATCTTTTTTCACTTCAG TGAGATGTGTAGTAGCATGGACAACCTGGACCTGGGAGATACGGTGGAATACACTCTGTCTAAGGGCAAAGGAAATAAAGTCAGTGCTGAGAAGGTCACCAGAGTCCCACATG tgaaCGGACTGGGTGAGGATATTGGCAGTACTGTGCTCTCGGGAAAGGTGGTCCGGCCCCTGCGTAGTGTGGATCCCTCTCAGACTGAATACCAAGGACTTATTGAGGTAACAGAAGAAG GCTCCAGTAAAAGTCAGAATTACCCATTCGGAATCGTTAGCATGACCAATAAACGAGATTGCCTGCAGAAAGGCGAGATGGTGAAGTTTCAGCTGTGTACCATGCCTCAGACAGGACAAAGGATGGCATGCAACGTCGTTCCACAACGTAGGGCTCTGGTGGAATGTGTTAAAGACCAG TTTGGTTTCATCACATATGAGGTAGGCGAGAGTAAGAAGCTGTTCTTCCACATGAAGGAGGTGCAGGATGGCTTGGAGCTCCAGACTGGAGATGAGGTGGAGTTCTCAGTTATCCTGAACCAGCGCACAGGGAAGTGCAGTGCCTGCAATGTCCGCAGAGTCAG TGAGGGTCCTAAAGCAGTGGCAACTCCTCGGCCTGATCGGCTGGTGAACCGCCTGAAGAGCATCACCCTGGACGATGCCAGCGCCCCGCGTCTGGTGATCATTCGACAACCTCGGGGCCCTGATAATTCAAAG GGCTTTAATGTGGAGAGGAAACCTCGCCAGGCCGGTGTGATTGACTGA
- the csde1 gene encoding cold shock domain-containing protein E1 isoform X7, which produces MSFDPSLLHSNGFANGTGVGLRETGMVEKLLSSYGFIQCSERQARLFFHCSQYNGNLQELKIGDDVEFEVSSDKRTGKPIAVKLVKIKAEVLPEERISGQVVSAIPNHLDGRSAPGQVPTGSVCYERNGEVFYLTYTPDDVEGNQQLETGDKVSFYMETNKHTGAVSAHNIMLVKKKPMRCQGVVCATKDAFGFIERADVVKEIFFHYSEFKGDLEALQAGDDVEFSIKDRNGKEVATDVRLLPPGTVIFEDISMEQFEGTVMKVIPKVPTKNQNDPLPGRICARINFNQKELLFGEKDTKSKVTLLEGDHVQFNISTDRRDKLERATNIDILPDTFHFTKESREMGVIAAMRDGFGFIKCVDRDARMFFHFSEVLEESPLHISDEVEFTVVPDMLSAQRNHAVRIKKLPKGTVSFHTQSEQHFLGVVEKEATAASNGKTNASPNKGKEKKKEKEGEEGVIVYEDCGVKLTVPYYIKDLEGGILPQLGDKVEFAVSEVKRTGQQSAVSIKILNRTTNTKRLLGYIATLKDNFGFIETANHDQEIFFHFSEMCSSMDNLDLGDTVEYTLSKGKGNKVSAEKVTRVPHVNGLGEDIGSTVLSGKVVRPLRSVDPSQTEYQGLIEVTEEGSSKSQNYPFGIVSMTNKRDCLQKGEMVKFQLCTMPQTGQRMACNVVPQRRALVECVKDQFGFITYEVGESKKLFFHMKEVQDGLELQTGDEVEFSVILNQRTGKCSACNVRRVSEGPKAVATPRPDRLVNRLKSITLDDASAPRLVIIRQPRGPDNSKGFNVERKPRQAGVID; this is translated from the exons ATGAGTTTCGACCCAAGCCTACTGCATAGCAATGGCTTTGCCAATGGTACTGGAGTGGGTCTAAGGGAGACTGGTATGGTGGAGAAGCTGCTGAGCTCCTATGGCTTTATCCAGTGCTCAGAGAGACAGGCTCGCCTGTTTTTCCACTGCTCCCAGTACAATGGCAACCTGCAAGAGCTCAAAATTGGAG ATGATGTGGAGTTTGAGGTGTCCTCTGACAAACGCACAGGCAAACCAATTGCCGTGAAGCTGGTAAAGATCAAGGCCGAAGTCCTGCCCGAAGAACGAATCTCTGGGCAG GTTGTTTCTGCCATCCCCAACCACCTGGATGGAAGGTCTGCTCCTGGCCAGGTTCCCACTGGCAGTGTCTGCTATGAGAGAAATGGG gaGGTGTTCTATCTCACTTACACCCCCGATGATGTGGAGGGTAACCAACAACTGGAAACAGGCGATAAAGTCAGCTTCTACATGGAGACGAACAAGCA cactggaGCAGTCAGTGCTCATAACATCATGCTGGTCAAGAAGAAACCAATGAGGTGCCAGGGTGTGGTGTGTGCCACTAAG GATGCATTTGGATTTATCGAGCGAGCGGACGTGGTGAAAGAGATTTTCTTTCACTACAGTGAGTTCAAAGGTGACCTGGAGGCACTGCAGGCTGGAGATGATGTGGAGTTCTCGATCAAGGACCGAAAT GGGAAAGAGGTTGCTACGGATGTTCGTCTTCTCCCCCCAGGGACAGTTATATTTGAAGATATCAGCATGGAACAGTTTGAGGGCACGGTCATGAAGGTTATCCCTAAAGTTCCCACCAAGAATCAG AATGACCCGTTACCTGGACGAATTTGTGCAAGGATTAATTTCAATCAAAAGGAGCTCCTGTTTGGGGAGAAAGACACCAAGTCCAAAGTGACACTTCTGGAAGGAGACCATGTCCAGTTCAACATTTCAACAGACCGCAGAGACAAGCTTGAGCGAGCTACAAACATAGATATACTACCTGACACCTTCCATTTTACTAAGGAGTCTCGTGAAATG GGTGTGATCGCTGCAATGCGTGATGGGTTTGGCTTTATTAAGTGTGTGGACCGTGATGCTCGAATGTTCTTCCACTTTAGTGAGGTTTTAGAGGAAAGCCCACTGCACATTTCAGACGAAGTGGAGTTTACTGTTGTTCCT GACATGCTGTCAGCACAGAGGAACCACGCAGTGCGGATCAAGAAGCTGCCCAAGGGCACAGTGTCTTTCCACACACAGTCTGAACAGCACTTCCTAGGTGTTGTGGAGAAGGAGGCCACAGCTGCCTCCAATGGCAAGACTAATGCCAGCCCTAACAAGGGTAAAGAAAAG AAAAAAGAGAAG gaaggTGAGGAaggtgtgattgtgtatgaAGACTGTGGAGTAAAGCTGACCGTACCCTATTATATCAAAGACCTAGAGGGTGGCATCCTCCCTCAGCTTGGAGACAAG GTGGAGTTTGCAGTCAGTGAAGTAAAGCGTACGGGCCAGCAGAGCGCTGTCTCCATCAAGATTTTAAACCGCACCACTAACACCAAGAGGCTCCTGGGCTACATAGCGACACTCAAGGACAACTTTGGCTTTATCGAAACTGCCAATCATGACCAAGAGATCTTTTTTCACTTCAG TGAGATGTGTAGTAGCATGGACAACCTGGACCTGGGAGATACGGTGGAATACACTCTGTCTAAGGGCAAAGGAAATAAAGTCAGTGCTGAGAAGGTCACCAGAGTCCCACATG tgaaCGGACTGGGTGAGGATATTGGCAGTACTGTGCTCTCGGGAAAGGTGGTCCGGCCCCTGCGTAGTGTGGATCCCTCTCAGACTGAATACCAAGGACTTATTGAGGTAACAGAAGAAG GCTCCAGTAAAAGTCAGAATTACCCATTCGGAATCGTTAGCATGACCAATAAACGAGATTGCCTGCAGAAAGGCGAGATGGTGAAGTTTCAGCTGTGTACCATGCCTCAGACAGGACAAAGGATGGCATGCAACGTCGTTCCACAACGTAGGGCTCTGGTGGAATGTGTTAAAGACCAG TTTGGTTTCATCACATATGAGGTAGGCGAGAGTAAGAAGCTGTTCTTCCACATGAAGGAGGTGCAGGATGGCTTGGAGCTCCAGACTGGAGATGAGGTGGAGTTCTCAGTTATCCTGAACCAGCGCACAGGGAAGTGCAGTGCCTGCAATGTCCGCAGAGTCAG TGAGGGTCCTAAAGCAGTGGCAACTCCTCGGCCTGATCGGCTGGTGAACCGCCTGAAGAGCATCACCCTGGACGATGCCAGCGCCCCGCGTCTGGTGATCATTCGACAACCTCGGGGCCCTGATAATTCAAAG GGCTTTAATGTGGAGAGGAAACCTCGCCAGGCCGGTGTGATTGACTGA
- the csde1 gene encoding cold shock domain-containing protein E1 isoform X6, translating into MSFDPSLLHSNGFANGTGVGLRETGMVEKLLSSYGFIQCSERQARLFFHCSQYNGNLQELKIGDDVEFEVSSDKRTGKPIAVKLVKIKAEVLPEERISGQVGPDLHASSFTMLHGYIHPVVSAIPNHLDGRSAPGQVPTGSVCYERNGEVFYLTYTPDDVEGNQQLETGDKVSFYMETNKHTGAVSAHNIMLVKKKPMRCQGVVCATKDAFGFIERADVVKEIFFHYSEFKGDLEALQAGDDVEFSIKDRNGKEVATDVRLLPPGTVIFEDISMEQFEGTVMKVIPKVPTKNQNDPLPGRICARINFNQKELLFGEKDTKSKVTLLEGDHVQFNISTDRRDKLERATNIDILPDTFHFTKESREMGVIAAMRDGFGFIKCVDRDARMFFHFSEVLEESPLHISDEVEFTVVPDMLSAQRNHAVRIKKLPKGTVSFHTQSEQHFLGVVEKEATAASNGKTNASPNKGKEKKKEKEGEEGVIVYEDCGVKLTVPYYIKDLEGGILPQLGDKVEFAVSEVKRTGQQSAVSIKILNRTTNTKRLLGYIATLKDNFGFIETANHDQEIFFHFSEMCSSMDNLDLGDTVEYTLSKGKGNKVSAEKVTRVPHVNGLGEDIGSTVLSGKVVRPLRSVDPSQTEYQGLIEVTEEGSSKSQNYPFGIVSMTNKRDCLQKGEMVKFQLCTMPQTGQRMACNVVPQRRALVECVKDQFGFITYEVGESKKLFFHMKEVQDGLELQTGDEVEFSVILNQRTGKCSACNVRRVSEGPKAVATPRPDRLVNRLKSITLDDASAPRLVIIRQPRGPDNSKGFNVERKPRQAGVID; encoded by the exons ATGAGTTTCGACCCAAGCCTACTGCATAGCAATGGCTTTGCCAATGGTACTGGAGTGGGTCTAAGGGAGACTGGTATGGTGGAGAAGCTGCTGAGCTCCTATGGCTTTATCCAGTGCTCAGAGAGACAGGCTCGCCTGTTTTTCCACTGCTCCCAGTACAATGGCAACCTGCAAGAGCTCAAAATTGGAG ATGATGTGGAGTTTGAGGTGTCCTCTGACAAACGCACAGGCAAACCAATTGCCGTGAAGCTGGTAAAGATCAAGGCCGAAGTCCTGCCCGAAGAACGAATCTCTGGGCAGGTGGGACCAGACTTGCACGCCTCTTCATTTACTATGCTGCATGGTTATATACATCCA GTTGTTTCTGCCATCCCCAACCACCTGGATGGAAGGTCTGCTCCTGGCCAGGTTCCCACTGGCAGTGTCTGCTATGAGAGAAATGGG gaGGTGTTCTATCTCACTTACACCCCCGATGATGTGGAGGGTAACCAACAACTGGAAACAGGCGATAAAGTCAGCTTCTACATGGAGACGAACAAGCA cactggaGCAGTCAGTGCTCATAACATCATGCTGGTCAAGAAGAAACCAATGAGGTGCCAGGGTGTGGTGTGTGCCACTAAG GATGCATTTGGATTTATCGAGCGAGCGGACGTGGTGAAAGAGATTTTCTTTCACTACAGTGAGTTCAAAGGTGACCTGGAGGCACTGCAGGCTGGAGATGATGTGGAGTTCTCGATCAAGGACCGAAAT GGGAAAGAGGTTGCTACGGATGTTCGTCTTCTCCCCCCAGGGACAGTTATATTTGAAGATATCAGCATGGAACAGTTTGAGGGCACGGTCATGAAGGTTATCCCTAAAGTTCCCACCAAGAATCAG AATGACCCGTTACCTGGACGAATTTGTGCAAGGATTAATTTCAATCAAAAGGAGCTCCTGTTTGGGGAGAAAGACACCAAGTCCAAAGTGACACTTCTGGAAGGAGACCATGTCCAGTTCAACATTTCAACAGACCGCAGAGACAAGCTTGAGCGAGCTACAAACATAGATATACTACCTGACACCTTCCATTTTACTAAGGAGTCTCGTGAAATG GGTGTGATCGCTGCAATGCGTGATGGGTTTGGCTTTATTAAGTGTGTGGACCGTGATGCTCGAATGTTCTTCCACTTTAGTGAGGTTTTAGAGGAAAGCCCACTGCACATTTCAGACGAAGTGGAGTTTACTGTTGTTCCT GACATGCTGTCAGCACAGAGGAACCACGCAGTGCGGATCAAGAAGCTGCCCAAGGGCACAGTGTCTTTCCACACACAGTCTGAACAGCACTTCCTAGGTGTTGTGGAGAAGGAGGCCACAGCTGCCTCCAATGGCAAGACTAATGCCAGCCCTAACAAGGGTAAAGAAAAG AAAAAAGAGAAG gaaggTGAGGAaggtgtgattgtgtatgaAGACTGTGGAGTAAAGCTGACCGTACCCTATTATATCAAAGACCTAGAGGGTGGCATCCTCCCTCAGCTTGGAGACAAG GTGGAGTTTGCAGTCAGTGAAGTAAAGCGTACGGGCCAGCAGAGCGCTGTCTCCATCAAGATTTTAAACCGCACCACTAACACCAAGAGGCTCCTGGGCTACATAGCGACACTCAAGGACAACTTTGGCTTTATCGAAACTGCCAATCATGACCAAGAGATCTTTTTTCACTTCAG TGAGATGTGTAGTAGCATGGACAACCTGGACCTGGGAGATACGGTGGAATACACTCTGTCTAAGGGCAAAGGAAATAAAGTCAGTGCTGAGAAGGTCACCAGAGTCCCACATG tgaaCGGACTGGGTGAGGATATTGGCAGTACTGTGCTCTCGGGAAAGGTGGTCCGGCCCCTGCGTAGTGTGGATCCCTCTCAGACTGAATACCAAGGACTTATTGAGGTAACAGAAGAAG GCTCCAGTAAAAGTCAGAATTACCCATTCGGAATCGTTAGCATGACCAATAAACGAGATTGCCTGCAGAAAGGCGAGATGGTGAAGTTTCAGCTGTGTACCATGCCTCAGACAGGACAAAGGATGGCATGCAACGTCGTTCCACAACGTAGGGCTCTGGTGGAATGTGTTAAAGACCAG TTTGGTTTCATCACATATGAGGTAGGCGAGAGTAAGAAGCTGTTCTTCCACATGAAGGAGGTGCAGGATGGCTTGGAGCTCCAGACTGGAGATGAGGTGGAGTTCTCAGTTATCCTGAACCAGCGCACAGGGAAGTGCAGTGCCTGCAATGTCCGCAGAGTCAG TGAGGGTCCTAAAGCAGTGGCAACTCCTCGGCCTGATCGGCTGGTGAACCGCCTGAAGAGCATCACCCTGGACGATGCCAGCGCCCCGCGTCTGGTGATCATTCGACAACCTCGGGGCCCTGATAATTCAAAG GGCTTTAATGTGGAGAGGAAACCTCGCCAGGCCGGTGTGATTGACTGA